A genomic segment from Barrientosiimonas humi encodes:
- the folE gene encoding GTP cyclohydrolase I FolE produces the protein MSTRAKIDHRRAAAAVRELLIAVGEDPEREGLRDTPDRVARAYAEMFAGLQQDPAEVLQRTFEIDHDELVMVKDIEVYSTCEHHLLPFHGVAHVSYIPAKDGRVTGLSKLARLVDVYAKRPQVQERLTSQIADAIMRHLKAQGALVVLDCEHLCMSMRGVRKPGARTQTSAVRGLLRDSATRAEAMSLVTGR, from the coding sequence ATGTCGACCCGCGCGAAGATTGACCACCGCCGGGCCGCCGCGGCGGTCCGGGAGCTGTTGATCGCCGTGGGTGAAGACCCCGAGCGCGAGGGTCTGCGCGACACGCCTGACCGGGTGGCGCGGGCGTACGCCGAGATGTTCGCCGGGCTCCAGCAGGACCCGGCCGAGGTGCTGCAGCGCACCTTCGAGATCGACCACGACGAGCTGGTCATGGTCAAGGACATCGAGGTCTACTCCACCTGCGAGCACCACCTGCTGCCCTTCCACGGCGTCGCGCACGTGAGCTACATCCCCGCCAAGGACGGCCGGGTCACCGGGCTGTCCAAGCTGGCCCGCCTCGTCGACGTCTACGCCAAGCGGCCGCAGGTGCAGGAGCGGCTCACCAGCCAGATCGCCGACGCGATCATGCGCCACCTCAAGGCCCAGGGCGCGCTGGTCGTGCTCGACTGCGAGCACCTGTGCATGTCGATGCGCGGGGTGCGCAAGCCCGGCGCCCGCACGCAGACCTCCGCGGTGCGCGGGCTGCTGCGGGACTCGGCCACCCGGGCCGAGGCGATGAGCCTGGTCACGGGGCGCTGA
- the folP gene encoding dihydropteroate synthase, whose amino-acid sequence MGVVNVTPDSFSDGGRWFDADAAIAHGRELLAQGADLLDVGGESTRPGAQRPDEQEELRRVLPVVTELAAEGAWVSVDTMRSAVAARAVDHGARIVNDVSGGLADPAMARVVAGLSVPFVAMHWRGHSHDMQTRAVYADVVAEVRDELLARVEALVAAGVAPEHVVLDPGLGFAKTPEHNWQLLASLRDLVRLGHPVLVGTSRKRFLGDIGAAPGAPLPPEQRDAATAATSVLLAQDDVWAVRVHDIPSTRAAVEVVAAVRAARAGAAS is encoded by the coding sequence ATGGGCGTCGTCAACGTCACGCCCGACTCCTTCTCCGACGGCGGCCGCTGGTTCGACGCCGACGCGGCGATCGCCCACGGCCGCGAGCTGCTGGCGCAGGGCGCCGACCTGCTCGACGTGGGCGGTGAGTCGACCCGCCCGGGCGCCCAGCGCCCCGACGAGCAGGAGGAGCTGCGCCGCGTCCTCCCGGTCGTCACCGAGCTGGCCGCCGAGGGCGCCTGGGTGAGCGTCGACACCATGCGCTCCGCGGTCGCCGCCCGCGCGGTCGACCACGGCGCCCGGATCGTCAACGACGTCAGCGGCGGGCTCGCCGACCCCGCGATGGCACGGGTCGTGGCCGGGCTGTCGGTGCCGTTCGTCGCGATGCACTGGCGCGGCCACAGCCACGACATGCAGACCCGCGCGGTCTACGCCGACGTCGTCGCCGAGGTGCGCGACGAGCTGCTCGCGCGGGTCGAGGCGCTGGTCGCCGCGGGCGTCGCCCCCGAGCACGTCGTCCTCGACCCGGGTCTGGGGTTCGCCAAGACCCCCGAGCACAACTGGCAGCTGCTCGCCTCGCTGCGGGATCTCGTACGTCTGGGGCACCCGGTCCTCGTCGGCACCTCGCGCAAGCGCTTCCTCGGCGACATCGGCGCCGCGCCCGGGGCACCGTTGCCGCCCGAGCAGCGCGACGCCGCCACCGCGGCCACCAGCGTGCTGCTCGCCCAGGACGACGTCTGGGCGGTGCGCGTGCACGACATCCCCTCGACCCGGGCCGCGGTCGAGGTGGTCGCCGCGGTGCGGGCCGCCCGGGCGGGAGCGGCGTCGTGA
- the folK gene encoding 2-amino-4-hydroxy-6-hydroxymethyldihydropteridine diphosphokinase: MSADRISLTGLRVAACHGVLEHEKTEPQPFVADVLLEIDLRAAGDSDDLARTVSYADVAQETEAILAGPPVDLVETLAERVAAAALRHDPVEAVEVTIHKPKAPAGVTFEPGGGPAVTVRREQDREVVIALGANLGRREHTLLAALGALQALPGLDVVAVSEPFSTAPVGGPEQPDFLNAVAVGRTRLAPWTLLRELHRIEARHGRVRETRWGARTLDLDLIQVGVPGQASEVRSDRADLTLPHPRAHERAFVLAPWAQADPDALLRVDGQVLPVAQVLDGLGEQDVRPGPGWPR, translated from the coding sequence GTGAGCGCCGACCGGATCAGCCTGACCGGCCTGCGGGTCGCGGCCTGCCACGGCGTGCTCGAGCACGAGAAGACCGAGCCGCAGCCGTTCGTCGCCGACGTGCTGCTCGAGATCGACCTGCGCGCCGCGGGCGACAGCGACGACCTCGCCCGCACGGTCAGCTATGCCGACGTCGCGCAGGAGACCGAGGCGATCCTCGCCGGGCCGCCGGTCGACCTGGTCGAGACCCTGGCCGAGCGGGTCGCCGCCGCGGCGCTGCGGCACGACCCGGTCGAGGCCGTCGAGGTCACGATCCACAAGCCCAAGGCGCCCGCCGGCGTGACCTTCGAGCCCGGCGGCGGCCCCGCGGTCACCGTGCGCCGCGAGCAGGACCGCGAGGTCGTCATCGCCCTCGGCGCCAACCTCGGCCGCCGCGAGCACACCCTGCTCGCGGCCCTCGGGGCGCTGCAGGCGCTGCCCGGGCTCGACGTGGTCGCGGTGTCCGAGCCGTTCAGCACCGCGCCGGTGGGCGGCCCCGAGCAGCCCGACTTCCTCAACGCCGTCGCGGTCGGTCGCACCCGCCTGGCACCGTGGACGCTGCTGCGCGAGCTGCACCGCATCGAGGCGCGGCACGGCCGGGTGCGCGAGACCCGGTGGGGCGCCCGCACGCTCGACCTCGACCTGATCCAGGTGGGCGTGCCGGGCCAGGCCTCGGAGGTGCGCTCCGACCGCGCCGACCTGACCCTGCCCCACCCGCGCGCGCACGAGCGCGCGTTCGTGCTGGCGCCGTGGGCCCAGGCCGACCCCGACGCACTCCTGCGCGTCGACGGCCAGGTGCTGCCCGTCGCCCAGGTGCTCGACGGACTGGGCGAGCAGGACGTACGTCCGGGGCCGGGGTGGCCGCGATGA
- a CDS encoding DUF3180 domain-containing protein — protein MTPDEGLRPRVVLWSGAGMLVVCYALLRFVSSRGGNLPQNSWLTIAVIALVAMPILVLAWQIKSYVAGRTPEPPSPQLARGVLVAARASAVAGGVAFGWYAAQVLVRLPNADVASQREEMWLALVLAVVSVLLSVAGFVAQAWCRIPPEDDDEDRRSRGGGAATA, from the coding sequence ATGACGCCGGACGAGGGGCTGCGGCCCCGGGTCGTGCTGTGGAGCGGCGCCGGGATGCTGGTCGTGTGCTACGCGCTCCTGCGGTTCGTCAGCAGCCGGGGCGGCAACCTGCCGCAGAACAGCTGGCTGACCATCGCGGTGATCGCGCTCGTCGCGATGCCGATCCTGGTGCTGGCCTGGCAGATCAAGAGCTACGTCGCCGGCCGCACGCCGGAGCCGCCGAGCCCGCAGCTGGCGCGCGGGGTGCTCGTCGCCGCCCGGGCCAGCGCGGTCGCCGGTGGCGTGGCGTTCGGGTGGTACGCCGCGCAGGTGCTGGTGCGCCTGCCCAACGCCGACGTCGCCTCGCAGCGCGAGGAGATGTGGCTCGCGCTCGTGCTGGCGGTGGTCAGCGTGCTGCTGTCGGTCGCCGGGTTCGTCGCGCAGGCGTGGTGCCGGATCCCGCCCGAGGACGACGACGAGGACCGCCGCTCCCGCGGCGGCGGCGCGGCCACGGCCTGA
- a CDS encoding DUF6801 domain-containing protein has protein sequence MSHRTTTGRRVGALSGITALAFAGFALATAPSADAAQSAELSYTCSVPAFGITFEDPWLVTVEGDLPESVEPGATIESPAITATVTAGEDSVQTLRSLGNTEITEGTADAGYTVDGEQRSASLTVQGTPIPVPESGTLTVTATGTGESETAPETPGEVPVVIGDFTTALTTNTGFVAQIECSLNEGQDSTLATITVGDTGPEPSPSPTDSPTASPTDPSPTPTDPEPTDSPTASPTDPEPTDSPTATPTEPEPTDSPEPTDTATPTGTQEPSDPGQPTGPPVETGVVGEGDNATAAGVALLTISGAALAVATGRRRLRD, from the coding sequence ATGTCGCACCGCACGACTACGGGCCGCCGGGTCGGGGCCCTCTCCGGCATCACCGCACTCGCCTTCGCCGGATTCGCCCTCGCTACCGCCCCCTCCGCCGACGCCGCGCAGAGTGCCGAATTGAGTTACACCTGCTCCGTGCCGGCCTTCGGCATCACCTTCGAAGACCCCTGGCTCGTGACCGTCGAGGGTGACCTGCCCGAGTCCGTCGAGCCCGGCGCTACCATCGAAAGCCCAGCCATCACCGCCACCGTCACCGCCGGCGAGGACTCGGTGCAGACCCTGCGAAGCCTGGGCAACACCGAGATCACCGAGGGCACGGCTGACGCGGGTTACACCGTCGATGGCGAACAGCGCTCGGCATCGCTTACCGTCCAGGGCACCCCGATCCCCGTTCCCGAGAGTGGAACCCTTACGGTCACCGCCACTGGCACCGGCGAGAGCGAGACCGCGCCGGAGACCCCGGGAGAGGTCCCGGTCGTCATCGGGGACTTCACCACCGCCCTGACCACCAACACCGGCTTCGTGGCCCAGATCGAGTGCTCTCTCAACGAGGGCCAAGACAGCACGCTCGCGACGATCACCGTGGGTGACACCGGCCCCGAGCCGTCGCCGAGCCCCACCGACTCGCCGACCGCGTCGCCGACCGACCCGTCGCCGACCCCGACGGACCCGGAGCCGACGGACTCCCCGACCGCGTCGCCGACCGACCCGGAGCCGACCGACTCGCCCACCGCGACCCCGACCGAGCCGGAGCCCACCGACTCGCCGGAGCCGACCGACACCGCGACCCCGACCGGCACCCAGGAGCCGAGCGACCCGGGTCAGCCGACGGGCCCGCCCGTCGAGACCGGTGTCGTGGGTGAGGGCGACAACGCCACCGCCGCCGGTGTCGCGCTGCTGACCATCAGCGGTGCCGCCCTCGCGGTCGCCACGGGTCGTCGTCGTCTGCGCGACTGA
- a CDS encoding NADH-quinone oxidoreductase subunit D, with protein sequence MAPNPQELTVGVGAGGLATADMVLNIGPQHPATHGVLRLRIVLDGERIVEAEPIVGYMHRGAEKLFEVRDYRQILVLANRHDWLSAFSSEIGVALTVERMLGMDVPERATWTRTLLAELNRVLNHLMFLGSYPLELGAITPIFYAFREREDLQAVMEEISGGRMHYMFNRVGGLREDLPAGWLDRVAETVALVRRRLPDLESMLVGNEILRARTRGVGVLPRDLASAYGVSGPIARASGLDIDLRRDAPYLAYGELFGPGGPGRVVTREAGDCLARLEVLLEQTQVSLDLADRCVEVLRDLPRGPVNVKLPKVLKVPEGDDYTATENPLGLNGYYLVSRGEKTPWRLKLRSASFNNVAVLRELLPGALLADMVAILGSTFFVVGDIDK encoded by the coding sequence ATGGCCCCCAACCCGCAGGAGCTCACCGTCGGCGTGGGCGCGGGCGGTCTCGCGACCGCCGACATGGTGCTCAACATCGGGCCGCAGCACCCCGCGACGCACGGCGTGCTGCGGCTGCGCATCGTGCTCGACGGGGAGCGCATCGTCGAGGCCGAACCGATCGTGGGCTACATGCACCGCGGCGCCGAGAAGCTGTTCGAGGTGCGCGACTACCGACAGATCCTGGTGCTGGCCAACCGGCACGACTGGCTGTCGGCGTTCAGCAGCGAGATCGGGGTCGCGCTGACCGTCGAGCGGATGCTCGGCATGGACGTGCCCGAGCGGGCCACCTGGACGCGCACCCTGCTGGCCGAGCTCAACCGGGTGCTCAACCACCTGATGTTCCTCGGGTCCTACCCGCTCGAGCTCGGCGCGATCACGCCGATCTTCTACGCCTTCCGCGAGCGCGAGGACCTGCAGGCCGTGATGGAGGAGATCTCCGGCGGCCGCATGCACTACATGTTCAACCGCGTCGGCGGGCTGCGCGAAGACCTCCCCGCCGGCTGGCTCGACCGCGTCGCCGAGACCGTCGCGCTGGTGCGGCGGCGCCTGCCCGACCTGGAGAGCATGCTGGTCGGCAACGAGATCCTGCGCGCCCGCACGCGCGGGGTCGGCGTGCTCCCGCGAGACCTGGCGAGCGCGTACGGCGTGTCCGGGCCGATCGCCCGTGCGTCCGGTCTCGACATCGACCTGCGGCGCGACGCGCCCTACCTGGCCTACGGCGAGCTGTTCGGCCCCGGCGGCCCGGGTCGCGTGGTCACCCGGGAGGCCGGCGACTGCCTGGCCCGGCTCGAGGTGCTGCTGGAGCAGACCCAGGTCAGCCTCGACCTCGCCGACCGGTGCGTCGAGGTGCTGCGCGACCTGCCGCGCGGGCCGGTCAACGTCAAGCTGCCCAAGGTGCTCAAGGTGCCCGAGGGCGATGACTACACCGCCACCGAGAACCCCCTCGGGCTGAACGGCTACTACCTCGTCTCACGCGGTGAGAAGACCCCGTGGCGGCTGAAGCTGCGCTCGGCGTCGTTCAACAACGTGGCGGTGCTGCGCGAGCTGCTGCCCGGAGCGCTCCTCGCCGACATGGTGGCGATCCTGGGCTCGACCTTCTTCGTCGTCGGCGACATCGACAAGTAG
- a CDS encoding EamA family transporter, with protein MQDNSLRRPRRIAPLGLPLALVSAAAFATSGVFGKALFQAGWTPAAAITARIGVAALVLGVPAALAMRGRWHLLRRNLRTVVLYGMTGVTGCQLFYFLAVERLSVGVALLLEYLSPVLLVLLSWITTRRAPHPLTVGGTVAAMGGLALVLDVFGGVRLDPVGVAFGLAAAVCSAAYFLLAARDHDDALPPLALTGFGMIAGLVPVVLVSALQVLPFRWSATQVPLAGSEVSVLVPILGMGVLAAAFAYATGVVSARYLGSRIASFVALSEVLFAVLFAWLFLGELPGPMQLAGGVLILLGVILVRLGATEPAAADVPPGPEAQSAIDAVRPTSPAT; from the coding sequence CTTCGCGACGTCCGGGGTCTTCGGCAAGGCGCTGTTCCAGGCCGGCTGGACGCCCGCGGCCGCCATCACCGCCCGCATCGGGGTCGCGGCCCTGGTGCTCGGCGTCCCCGCCGCCCTCGCGATGCGCGGCCGGTGGCACCTGCTGCGCCGCAACCTGCGCACCGTCGTGCTCTACGGCATGACCGGGGTGACCGGCTGCCAGCTGTTCTACTTCCTCGCGGTCGAGCGGCTCTCCGTCGGCGTCGCGCTGCTGCTCGAATACCTCTCCCCCGTGCTGCTGGTGCTGCTGTCGTGGATCACCACCCGGCGCGCGCCGCACCCGCTCACCGTGGGCGGCACCGTCGCGGCCATGGGCGGGCTGGCGCTCGTGCTCGACGTCTTCGGCGGCGTGCGGCTCGACCCGGTCGGCGTCGCGTTCGGCCTCGCGGCCGCGGTGTGCTCGGCGGCCTACTTCCTGCTCGCCGCGCGCGACCACGACGACGCGCTGCCGCCGCTGGCGCTCACCGGGTTCGGGATGATCGCCGGCCTGGTGCCGGTGGTGCTCGTGTCGGCGCTGCAGGTGCTGCCGTTCCGCTGGTCGGCCACGCAGGTCCCGCTCGCCGGGAGCGAGGTCAGCGTGCTCGTCCCGATCCTCGGCATGGGCGTGCTGGCCGCGGCCTTCGCCTACGCCACCGGCGTGGTGTCCGCGCGATACCTCGGCTCGCGCATCGCCTCCTTCGTCGCCCTGTCCGAGGTGCTCTTCGCGGTGCTGTTCGCCTGGCTCTTCCTCGGCGAGCTGCCCGGGCCGATGCAGCTGGCCGGCGGGGTGCTGATCCTGCTCGGGGTGATCCTGGTCCGACTCGGCGCGACCGAGCCGGCCGCCGCCGACGTACCACCCGGGCCGGAGGCCCAATCTGCGATCGACGCCGTGCGGCCTACGAGCCCCGCGACCTGA